One window from the genome of Oryza glaberrima chromosome 3, OglaRS2, whole genome shotgun sequence encodes:
- the LOC127769079 gene encoding glucose-6-phosphate 1-dehydrogenase, chloroplastic-like isoform X1 produces MAGTGLRFRQGAIFFSGAHAAAHPRTRTPHHHCSPQRTHDARGRCRLTAKSANGRPQISASFRDVAIDGAQSEDGAPEQGGSTVSITVVGASGDLAKKKIFPALFALYYEDCLPEHFTVFGYARSKMSDEELRNMISLTLTCRIDQRENCSDKMEQFLKRCFYQSGQYNSEEGFSELDRKLKEKEAGKVPNRLFYLSIPPNIFVDVVRSASRTASSQDGWTRFIVEKPFGRDSESSGELTRNLKKYLAEEQIFRIDHYLGKELVENLSVLRFSNLVFEPLWSRNYIRNVQLIFSEDFGTEGRGGYFDNYGIIRDIMQNHLLQILALFAMETPVSLDAEDIRNEKVKVLRSMRQLRLEDVVVGQYKGHSKGGKTYPAYVDDPTVPSGSITPTFAAAALFIDNARWDGVPFLMKAGKALHTRRAEIRVQFRRVPGNLYGRRSRSVGGGGTTATRELEKATNELVLRVQPDEAIYLKINSKVPGLGMRLDSSDLNLLYSERYPAEIPDAYERLLLDAIEGERRLFIRSDELDAAWAIFTPVLADLEANKVAPELYPYGSRGPVGAHYLAANHNVRWGDIS; encoded by the exons ATGGCCGGCACCGGCTTACGATTCCGGCAGGGCGCCATCTTCTTCTCAGGAGCTCATGCTGCTGCTCATCCAAGAACAAGGACTCCTCACCACCATTGCTCACCTCAGAGGACGCACGATGCGAGAGGAAGGTGCCGCCTCACGGCTAAGTCCGCAAATGGACGCCCACAGATCAGTGCCTCCTTCAGAGATG TGGCGATAGATGGGGCGCAGTCTGAAGATGGGGCGCCAGAGCAGGGAGGATCCACCGTCAGCATCACCGTCGTCGGCGCCTCCGGCGATCTCGCCAAGAAGAAGATCTTTCCCGCGCTTTTCGCCCTGTACTACGAGGACTGCCTCCCGGAG CATTTTACAGTTTTTGGTTATGCTCGTAGCAAGATGAGCGATGAAGAGCTCAGGAACATGATTAGCTTGACTCTGACATGCCGGATTGATCAGAG gGAGAACTGCAGTGACAAGATGGAACAATTTCTGAAGAGATGCTTTTATCAATCTGGGCAGTACAATTCAGAGGAAGGGTTTTCTGAACTGGACAGAAagctaaaagaaaaggag GCTGGCAAGGTACCAAACAGGCTCTTTTACCTGTCGATTCCACCGAACATATTTGTCGATGTGGTGAGATCTGCTAGTCGCACAGCATCATCTCAAGACGGATGGACAAGGTTCATAGTGGAGAAGCCATTCGGCCGCGATTCCGAGTCGTCAGGGGAGCTCACTCGAAACTTGAAGAAGTACTTGGCCGAGGAGCAGATATTCAG GATTGACCATTATTTGGGGAAGGAGCTGGTTGAGAACCTCTCGGTGCTCCGTTTCTCCAATCTCGTCTTCGAGCCACTGTGGTCGAGGAACTACATCAGGAATGTGCAGCTCATATTTTCTGAAGATTTCGGCACGGAGGGTCGAGGCGG CTACTTCGACAACTACGGGATCATCAGGGACATAATGCAGAACCACCTGCTGCAGATCCTGGCCCTGTTCGCCATGGAGACTCCGGTCAGCCTCGACGCCGAGGACATCCGCAACGAGAAG GTGAAAGTGCTGAGGTCGATGAGGCAGCTGAGGCTGGAGGACGTGGTGGTGGGTCAGTACAAGGGGCACAGCAAGGGCGGGAAGACGTACCCGGCGTACGTGGACGACCCGACGGTGCCGAGCGGCAGCATCACGCCgacgttcgccgccgccgccctcttcaTCGACAACGCCCGCTGGGACGGCGTCCCCTTCCTCATGAAGGCCGGCAAGGCCCTGCACACGCGACG GGCGGAGATCAGGGTGCAGTTCCGGCGGGTGCCGGGGAACCTGTACGGGCGGCGGAGCCGgagcgtgggcggcggcgggacgacaGCGACGAGGGAGCTGGAGAAGGCGACGAACGAGCTGGTGCTGCGGGTGCAGCCCGACGAGGCGATCTACCTCAAGATCAACAGCAAGGTGCCCGGGCTGGGGATGAGGCTGGACAGCAGCGACCTCAACCTGCTCTACTCCGAGCGCTACCCCGCCGAGATCCCCGACGCCTACGAGCGCCTGCTGCTCGACGCCATCGAGGGCGAGCGCCGCCTCTTCATCCGCAGCGACGAGCTCGACGCCGCCTGGGCCATCTTCACCCccgtcctcgccgacctcgaGGCCAACAAGGTGGCACCCGAGCTCTACCCGTACGGCAGCCGGGGACCCGTCGGAGCGCACTACCTCGCCGCCAACCACAACGTCCGCTGGGGTGACATTAGCTAG
- the LOC127769079 gene encoding glucose-6-phosphate 1-dehydrogenase, chloroplastic-like isoform X2 has product MGRSLKMGRQSREDPPSASPSSAPPAISPRRRSFPRFSPCTTRTASRSKMSDEELRNMISLTLTCRIDQRENCSDKMEQFLKRCFYQSGQYNSEEGFSELDRKLKEKEAGKVPNRLFYLSIPPNIFVDVVRSASRTASSQDGWTRFIVEKPFGRDSESSGELTRNLKKYLAEEQIFRIDHYLGKELVENLSVLRFSNLVFEPLWSRNYIRNVQLIFSEDFGTEGRGGYFDNYGIIRDIMQNHLLQILALFAMETPVSLDAEDIRNEKVKVLRSMRQLRLEDVVVGQYKGHSKGGKTYPAYVDDPTVPSGSITPTFAAAALFIDNARWDGVPFLMKAGKALHTRRAEIRVQFRRVPGNLYGRRSRSVGGGGTTATRELEKATNELVLRVQPDEAIYLKINSKVPGLGMRLDSSDLNLLYSERYPAEIPDAYERLLLDAIEGERRLFIRSDELDAAWAIFTPVLADLEANKVAPELYPYGSRGPVGAHYLAANHNVRWGDIS; this is encoded by the exons ATGGGGCGCAGTCTGAAGATGGGGCGCCAGAGCAGGGAGGATCCACCGTCAGCATCACCGTCGTCGGCGCCTCCGGCGATCTCGCCAAGAAGAAGATCTTTCCCGCGCTTTTCGCCCTGTACTACGAGGACTGCCTCCCGGAG CAAGATGAGCGATGAAGAGCTCAGGAACATGATTAGCTTGACTCTGACATGCCGGATTGATCAGAG gGAGAACTGCAGTGACAAGATGGAACAATTTCTGAAGAGATGCTTTTATCAATCTGGGCAGTACAATTCAGAGGAAGGGTTTTCTGAACTGGACAGAAagctaaaagaaaaggag GCTGGCAAGGTACCAAACAGGCTCTTTTACCTGTCGATTCCACCGAACATATTTGTCGATGTGGTGAGATCTGCTAGTCGCACAGCATCATCTCAAGACGGATGGACAAGGTTCATAGTGGAGAAGCCATTCGGCCGCGATTCCGAGTCGTCAGGGGAGCTCACTCGAAACTTGAAGAAGTACTTGGCCGAGGAGCAGATATTCAG GATTGACCATTATTTGGGGAAGGAGCTGGTTGAGAACCTCTCGGTGCTCCGTTTCTCCAATCTCGTCTTCGAGCCACTGTGGTCGAGGAACTACATCAGGAATGTGCAGCTCATATTTTCTGAAGATTTCGGCACGGAGGGTCGAGGCGG CTACTTCGACAACTACGGGATCATCAGGGACATAATGCAGAACCACCTGCTGCAGATCCTGGCCCTGTTCGCCATGGAGACTCCGGTCAGCCTCGACGCCGAGGACATCCGCAACGAGAAG GTGAAAGTGCTGAGGTCGATGAGGCAGCTGAGGCTGGAGGACGTGGTGGTGGGTCAGTACAAGGGGCACAGCAAGGGCGGGAAGACGTACCCGGCGTACGTGGACGACCCGACGGTGCCGAGCGGCAGCATCACGCCgacgttcgccgccgccgccctcttcaTCGACAACGCCCGCTGGGACGGCGTCCCCTTCCTCATGAAGGCCGGCAAGGCCCTGCACACGCGACG GGCGGAGATCAGGGTGCAGTTCCGGCGGGTGCCGGGGAACCTGTACGGGCGGCGGAGCCGgagcgtgggcggcggcgggacgacaGCGACGAGGGAGCTGGAGAAGGCGACGAACGAGCTGGTGCTGCGGGTGCAGCCCGACGAGGCGATCTACCTCAAGATCAACAGCAAGGTGCCCGGGCTGGGGATGAGGCTGGACAGCAGCGACCTCAACCTGCTCTACTCCGAGCGCTACCCCGCCGAGATCCCCGACGCCTACGAGCGCCTGCTGCTCGACGCCATCGAGGGCGAGCGCCGCCTCTTCATCCGCAGCGACGAGCTCGACGCCGCCTGGGCCATCTTCACCCccgtcctcgccgacctcgaGGCCAACAAGGTGGCACCCGAGCTCTACCCGTACGGCAGCCGGGGACCCGTCGGAGCGCACTACCTCGCCGCCAACCACAACGTCCGCTGGGGTGACATTAGCTAG
- the LOC127769079 gene encoding glucose-6-phosphate 1-dehydrogenase, chloroplastic-like isoform X3, translated as MSDEELRNMISLTLTCRIDQRENCSDKMEQFLKRCFYQSGQYNSEEGFSELDRKLKEKEAGKVPNRLFYLSIPPNIFVDVVRSASRTASSQDGWTRFIVEKPFGRDSESSGELTRNLKKYLAEEQIFRIDHYLGKELVENLSVLRFSNLVFEPLWSRNYIRNVQLIFSEDFGTEGRGGYFDNYGIIRDIMQNHLLQILALFAMETPVSLDAEDIRNEKVKVLRSMRQLRLEDVVVGQYKGHSKGGKTYPAYVDDPTVPSGSITPTFAAAALFIDNARWDGVPFLMKAGKALHTRRAEIRVQFRRVPGNLYGRRSRSVGGGGTTATRELEKATNELVLRVQPDEAIYLKINSKVPGLGMRLDSSDLNLLYSERYPAEIPDAYERLLLDAIEGERRLFIRSDELDAAWAIFTPVLADLEANKVAPELYPYGSRGPVGAHYLAANHNVRWGDIS; from the exons ATGAGCGATGAAGAGCTCAGGAACATGATTAGCTTGACTCTGACATGCCGGATTGATCAGAG gGAGAACTGCAGTGACAAGATGGAACAATTTCTGAAGAGATGCTTTTATCAATCTGGGCAGTACAATTCAGAGGAAGGGTTTTCTGAACTGGACAGAAagctaaaagaaaaggag GCTGGCAAGGTACCAAACAGGCTCTTTTACCTGTCGATTCCACCGAACATATTTGTCGATGTGGTGAGATCTGCTAGTCGCACAGCATCATCTCAAGACGGATGGACAAGGTTCATAGTGGAGAAGCCATTCGGCCGCGATTCCGAGTCGTCAGGGGAGCTCACTCGAAACTTGAAGAAGTACTTGGCCGAGGAGCAGATATTCAG GATTGACCATTATTTGGGGAAGGAGCTGGTTGAGAACCTCTCGGTGCTCCGTTTCTCCAATCTCGTCTTCGAGCCACTGTGGTCGAGGAACTACATCAGGAATGTGCAGCTCATATTTTCTGAAGATTTCGGCACGGAGGGTCGAGGCGG CTACTTCGACAACTACGGGATCATCAGGGACATAATGCAGAACCACCTGCTGCAGATCCTGGCCCTGTTCGCCATGGAGACTCCGGTCAGCCTCGACGCCGAGGACATCCGCAACGAGAAG GTGAAAGTGCTGAGGTCGATGAGGCAGCTGAGGCTGGAGGACGTGGTGGTGGGTCAGTACAAGGGGCACAGCAAGGGCGGGAAGACGTACCCGGCGTACGTGGACGACCCGACGGTGCCGAGCGGCAGCATCACGCCgacgttcgccgccgccgccctcttcaTCGACAACGCCCGCTGGGACGGCGTCCCCTTCCTCATGAAGGCCGGCAAGGCCCTGCACACGCGACG GGCGGAGATCAGGGTGCAGTTCCGGCGGGTGCCGGGGAACCTGTACGGGCGGCGGAGCCGgagcgtgggcggcggcgggacgacaGCGACGAGGGAGCTGGAGAAGGCGACGAACGAGCTGGTGCTGCGGGTGCAGCCCGACGAGGCGATCTACCTCAAGATCAACAGCAAGGTGCCCGGGCTGGGGATGAGGCTGGACAGCAGCGACCTCAACCTGCTCTACTCCGAGCGCTACCCCGCCGAGATCCCCGACGCCTACGAGCGCCTGCTGCTCGACGCCATCGAGGGCGAGCGCCGCCTCTTCATCCGCAGCGACGAGCTCGACGCCGCCTGGGCCATCTTCACCCccgtcctcgccgacctcgaGGCCAACAAGGTGGCACCCGAGCTCTACCCGTACGGCAGCCGGGGACCCGTCGGAGCGCACTACCTCGCCGCCAACCACAACGTCCGCTGGGGTGACATTAGCTAG